One part of the Marinobacter sp. M3C genome encodes these proteins:
- a CDS encoding TetR/AcrR family transcriptional regulator: protein MNNRPNHLPANERRAVIVDSVLQLAGSKNPSEITTAAIAKHMNLTQGALFRHFPNKEAIWRAVMEWVAERLLTRIDRSIEGIESPLAAMEAIFMSHAEFVAEHPGVPRMIFGELQRAEPTPAKRMVQALLKSYAERLHGLIEKGKSNGELIPSLDNEAAALLFIGTIQGLVMQSLLTGNIERIRQEAPRVFAIYRRGIGSDL from the coding sequence GTGAATAATCGCCCCAATCACCTTCCAGCCAATGAACGGCGTGCCGTCATAGTCGATTCTGTGCTTCAGCTTGCCGGTTCAAAAAATCCCAGCGAGATTACAACGGCTGCGATCGCCAAGCACATGAATCTGACCCAGGGGGCTTTGTTTCGGCACTTTCCGAATAAGGAGGCCATCTGGCGAGCCGTTATGGAGTGGGTGGCAGAACGTCTTCTTACACGAATCGATCGCTCCATAGAAGGAATCGAATCGCCTTTAGCAGCCATGGAGGCAATCTTCATGAGCCACGCCGAATTCGTCGCCGAGCACCCTGGCGTACCTCGTATGATTTTTGGCGAGCTTCAACGCGCCGAACCCACGCCGGCCAAGCGGATGGTACAGGCCTTGCTCAAGAGCTACGCAGAACGCCTGCATGGGCTGATCGAGAAAGGTAAGTCCAATGGTGAGCTGATACCTTCACTGGATAACGAAGCTGCGGCCTTGCTGTTTATTGGCACGATTCAGGGCTTGGTTATGCAATCGCTGCTGACGGGCAATATCGAACGTATTCGCCAGGAAGCACCGCGGGTGTTTGCGATTTATCGGCGTGGTATTGGGAGTGACTTATGA
- the katG gene encoding catalase/peroxidase HPI, giving the protein MADNSPTAGKCPVMHGGNTTSGDSNMKWWPSALNLAILNQHDSKTKPLGAAVNYREELKKLDVDALKKDLTDLMTDSQDWWPADWGHYGGLMIRLAWHAAGSYRVGDGRGGAGTGNQRFAPLNSWPDNGNLDKARRLLWPIKRKYGNKLSWADLILLAGNVAYESMGFKTFGFAFGREDIWHPEEDIYWGAENEWLATSDNEKSRYSGDRDMENPLASVMMGLIYVNPEGVDGNPDPLATARDVRETFKRMAMNDEETVALTAGGHTVGKCHGNGDPANLGEAPEGAEVEEQGLGWNKKTGTVGNHTVTSGLEGAWTTNPTQWDDGYFKLLMNHEWELTKSPAGAWQWEPVDMKEEDKPVDAENPSVRRNPIMTDADMAMKMDPAYRKISERFASDQAYFEDVFARAWFKLTHRDLGPKVRYVGPEVPQEELIWQDPIPAGNTGYNVEAVKAKIAASGLNATDMINTAWDSARTYRGSDMRGGANGARIRLAPQKNWEGNEPERLAQVLTVLEAIAADTGASVADVIVLAGNIGVEQAAKAAGVSVNVPFSAGRGDATDEMTDVESFEPLEPIHDGFRNWVKKDYTVTPEKLLLDRAQLMGLTAPEMTVLLGGMRVLGTNHGGSKHGVFTNREGQLTNDFFVNLTDMGNSWKPTGKNSYEIRDRKTDAVKWTATRVDLVFGSNSILRSYAELYAQDDNKERFAHDFVTVWAKVMNADRFDIA; this is encoded by the coding sequence ATGGCTGATAATAGCCCTACTGCAGGTAAATGCCCGGTAATGCACGGTGGAAACACCACATCCGGCGACAGCAACATGAAGTGGTGGCCAAGCGCCCTTAACTTGGCCATCCTTAATCAGCACGATAGCAAAACCAAGCCGTTGGGTGCCGCTGTTAACTATCGTGAAGAGCTGAAAAAGCTGGATGTTGATGCTCTTAAAAAAGACCTGACCGACTTGATGACCGACAGCCAGGATTGGTGGCCGGCGGATTGGGGCCATTACGGCGGCCTGATGATTCGTCTGGCGTGGCACGCAGCCGGTTCCTACCGCGTTGGCGATGGCCGCGGTGGCGCAGGCACTGGCAACCAGCGTTTCGCTCCGCTGAACTCCTGGCCGGATAACGGCAACCTCGACAAAGCCCGCCGCCTGCTGTGGCCCATAAAGCGGAAGTACGGCAACAAGCTGAGCTGGGCTGACCTGATTTTGTTGGCGGGTAATGTGGCTTATGAATCCATGGGCTTCAAAACCTTTGGCTTCGCTTTTGGCCGTGAAGACATCTGGCACCCGGAAGAAGACATCTACTGGGGCGCGGAAAACGAGTGGCTGGCTACCAGTGACAACGAAAAGAGCCGTTACAGTGGTGATCGCGATATGGAAAACCCGCTAGCCTCGGTGATGATGGGCTTGATCTACGTGAACCCCGAGGGCGTTGACGGCAACCCGGACCCGCTTGCAACTGCCCGCGACGTGCGCGAAACCTTTAAACGCATGGCCATGAACGACGAAGAAACCGTCGCGTTGACCGCTGGCGGTCACACCGTGGGTAAATGCCACGGTAATGGCGACCCCGCAAATCTGGGCGAAGCACCGGAAGGCGCCGAAGTGGAAGAGCAAGGCCTGGGCTGGAATAAAAAGACCGGTACTGTGGGCAACCACACGGTTACCAGTGGCCTTGAAGGTGCCTGGACCACCAATCCTACCCAATGGGACGACGGCTATTTCAAGCTGCTCATGAACCACGAGTGGGAACTGACCAAGAGCCCGGCTGGCGCTTGGCAGTGGGAACCTGTGGACATGAAAGAAGAAGACAAGCCGGTGGATGCGGAGAACCCATCCGTGCGTCGCAACCCGATCATGACTGACGCCGACATGGCCATGAAAATGGACCCTGCGTACCGCAAAATCTCTGAGAGATTCGCTAGTGATCAGGCCTACTTTGAAGACGTGTTTGCCCGCGCCTGGTTCAAACTGACTCATCGCGACCTTGGACCAAAAGTGCGCTACGTTGGTCCGGAAGTACCTCAGGAAGAATTGATCTGGCAAGACCCGATCCCCGCCGGCAATACCGGTTATAACGTAGAAGCAGTTAAAGCAAAGATTGCTGCCAGTGGCTTGAACGCTACCGACATGATCAATACCGCTTGGGACAGTGCCCGTACCTACCGCGGCTCGGATATGCGTGGCGGTGCTAACGGAGCTCGAATCCGTCTGGCCCCCCAGAAAAACTGGGAAGGCAACGAACCCGAACGCCTGGCTCAAGTGTTAACCGTGCTGGAAGCTATTGCCGCAGACACAGGTGCAAGTGTGGCGGATGTGATTGTGCTGGCGGGTAATATTGGCGTAGAGCAGGCGGCCAAAGCCGCAGGTGTCAGCGTCAATGTGCCATTCTCAGCCGGCCGCGGCGATGCCACCGACGAGATGACCGATGTGGAATCTTTTGAGCCGCTGGAGCCCATTCACGATGGTTTCCGTAACTGGGTCAAAAAAGATTACACGGTTACCCCGGAAAAACTGTTGTTGGATCGTGCTCAGTTGATGGGCCTTACAGCGCCGGAGATGACGGTGCTATTAGGCGGCATGCGTGTGCTTGGCACCAACCACGGTGGCAGCAAGCACGGCGTATTCACTAACAGGGAAGGGCAACTGACCAACGACTTTTTTGTGAACTTGACCGACATGGGAAACAGCTGGAAACCGACCGGTAAAAACTCCTACGAGATTCGCGATCGCAAAACAGACGCGGTGAAGTGGACTGCTACCCGAGTAGACCTGGTGTTTGGTTCCAACTCGATCCTGCGTTCCTACGCAGAACTGTATGCTCAGGACGACAACAAAGAGCGCTTTGCGCACGACTTTGTGACCGTCTGGGCCAAAGTCATGAACGCTGACCGGTTTGATATCGCGTAA
- a CDS encoding dehydrogenase: MKTVVSVSLGSSEHDYDVQTHFLGQSFRVIRTGTDANQQRAEQILRALEVDAIGLSMVHDHYQVGRERLKNAQTAQLQACVPNTSVTTGVGLRGILQEWAVRRTQASLGHFFDNARVLCLNGKASYRIARALSEHTENFQFADPYLEYGVPGFLTSLAQLERYVALTAPLATTPSAVKIVEALLGSPLYRMGEKRLQMSLQSAVKKAHVIVGNMGDLAPFTREQLDGKTVITSRVSESGLDWMRSRGVAMVVDYSPWLEGRPVGVNVMDAMISAALSRTPRQLGPDDYLDVIQTLGIEPRILYPDGYRRINRMAFVIHPLSQQYLTKTPPLDLIAAVAPKSVMNLIEKAVAYAPPFIYSEISGLKSPTGDEVEGYLITVGGTPKEIMAHDPEFTYSRLLAAAELAKKLGAQIMGLGAFTKVVGDAGITVAKRAPLPITTGNSYSASGALWAAHEAVKKIGRAKIGDNGKMQGKAMVVGATGAIGSVCARLLAKAVDEIYLAAPEPAKLLALKAAIEQETPGAIVHVAGAADRDLAQMDMIVTATSGAGKRVLDIMQVKPGCVITDVARPLDISAEDVAKRPDVLVIESGEILLPGNVRMKDIGLPKGIAYACLAETMVLALEGRFENFTLGRNIEWEKVREIYKLGLKHGMTLAAISGVNGVFTEEDFARVRLLAEHVDAASRS; the protein is encoded by the coding sequence ATGAAAACCGTGGTTAGTGTAAGTCTGGGCTCCAGTGAACACGATTACGATGTGCAAACTCACTTTCTGGGGCAATCGTTCCGGGTGATTCGAACCGGCACCGATGCTAATCAGCAGCGGGCAGAGCAGATTCTGCGGGCCTTGGAAGTAGACGCGATTGGTCTGAGCATGGTCCATGACCACTATCAGGTCGGCCGCGAACGCCTGAAAAACGCGCAAACTGCGCAGTTGCAAGCCTGTGTGCCAAACACATCAGTAACAACGGGCGTTGGCCTGCGGGGCATACTGCAGGAATGGGCGGTGCGCCGAACCCAGGCGAGCCTGGGGCATTTTTTTGATAACGCCCGGGTACTGTGCCTGAATGGCAAAGCCAGCTATCGCATCGCCCGCGCTTTGAGCGAGCACACCGAAAACTTCCAGTTTGCCGACCCTTACCTTGAATACGGCGTACCCGGTTTTCTGACGTCTCTGGCGCAGCTTGAACGCTATGTTGCGCTGACGGCGCCTTTGGCCACGACCCCAAGCGCTGTAAAAATTGTGGAAGCGCTGTTGGGCAGCCCACTGTATCGCATGGGGGAAAAACGCTTACAAATGAGCTTGCAGTCGGCGGTAAAAAAAGCCCACGTCATTGTTGGCAATATGGGCGACCTGGCGCCGTTCACCCGTGAACAGCTGGACGGTAAAACCGTGATTACCTCGCGGGTGTCGGAATCTGGTCTGGATTGGATGCGCTCCCGCGGTGTGGCTATGGTGGTGGACTACAGCCCGTGGCTGGAAGGCCGCCCGGTGGGCGTGAACGTGATGGATGCGATGATCAGCGCGGCTCTTTCACGGACGCCACGTCAACTGGGGCCAGATGATTATCTGGACGTTATTCAGACCCTGGGCATAGAACCACGCATTCTTTACCCCGACGGCTATCGCCGCATTAACCGCATGGCGTTTGTGATTCATCCCCTGTCACAGCAGTACCTGACCAAAACCCCACCGCTTGACCTGATTGCCGCGGTAGCACCAAAATCGGTGATGAACCTGATCGAAAAAGCCGTGGCCTATGCGCCACCGTTTATCTATTCTGAAATTTCCGGTTTGAAGTCGCCCACCGGCGATGAAGTGGAAGGCTATCTTATTACCGTGGGCGGCACGCCAAAAGAAATTATGGCCCACGATCCCGAATTTACTTACAGCCGCCTGTTGGCTGCCGCCGAACTGGCGAAAAAGCTGGGCGCGCAAATCATGGGCCTGGGTGCGTTTACCAAAGTGGTGGGCGACGCCGGTATTACCGTCGCCAAGCGAGCGCCGCTGCCCATCACCACCGGCAACAGTTACAGTGCTTCTGGTGCCTTGTGGGCTGCCCACGAAGCCGTGAAGAAGATTGGCCGCGCCAAAATAGGCGATAACGGTAAAATGCAGGGCAAAGCCATGGTGGTTGGAGCCACCGGTGCCATTGGCTCTGTGTGCGCGCGACTGCTGGCAAAAGCCGTGGACGAGATTTATCTGGCGGCACCGGAACCGGCAAAACTGCTGGCGTTAAAAGCCGCTATTGAACAGGAAACCCCGGGCGCCATCGTGCACGTGGCTGGCGCAGCCGATCGTGATCTGGCGCAGATGGACATGATTGTGACGGCTACCTCTGGCGCGGGTAAGCGGGTGCTGGACATCATGCAGGTAAAACCTGGCTGCGTGATTACCGACGTGGCCCGACCTTTGGACATTTCAGCGGAAGACGTTGCCAAACGGCCTGATGTGTTGGTGATCGAATCGGGTGAAATCTTGTTGCCCGGCAACGTCCGTATGAAAGATATAGGCTTACCCAAAGGCATTGCCTACGCCTGCCTGGCGGAAACTATGGTGTTGGCGCTGGAAGGGCGATTCGAGAATTTTACCCTTGGCCGTAACATTGAATGGGAGAAGGTGCGGGAGATTTATAAACTAGGTCTGAAACACGGCATGACGCTGGCCGCTATTTCCGGTGTGAACGGCGTGTTCACTGAAGAAGATTTTGCGCGTGTGCGTTTGCTGGCGGAACACGTTGATGCGGCTTCACGGTCATAG
- a CDS encoding CsbD family protein produces MNKDIAEGKWKQLKGTVRETWGKLTDDEVDEIGGRKDHFLGKVQEKYGMSKEDAEKEWDKLHNS; encoded by the coding sequence ATGAATAAAGACATCGCTGAAGGTAAATGGAAACAACTCAAAGGCACGGTTCGTGAGACCTGGGGCAAACTGACTGACGATGAAGTAGACGAGATTGGTGGCCGTAAAGATCACTTCTTGGGCAAAGTTCAAGAAAAATACGGCATGAGCAAGGAGGATGCCGAAAAAGAGTGGGATAAGTTACATAACTCTTAA
- a CDS encoding tRNA-dihydrouridine synthase codes for MRIILAPMEGLVDAPIRETLTKVGGIDRCVTEFIRVTHGMLPPRIFYKYAPELHNNSLTRVGVPVAVQLLGSDPHMMARHGAKAAELGATQVDINFGCPAKTVNQHKGGCVLMREPELMHEIVAAVRQAVPATVLVTAKMRLGYDDRSMGVACAQALEAAGAGEIVIHARSKKDGYKPPAYWEEIAKAREAVKAKVIANGDIFTVADYWRCREVSGCDDVMIGRGLVARPDLARQIRASQRGESVEPMAWPEALALVQEYGVALQGWLEDKYVTGRIKQWMNYLRQGFSEAQALWPQARKIREVAPMFEFLNQATAVDQRLINFGQQQGVANSLR; via the coding sequence ATGCGAATTATTCTGGCCCCGATGGAAGGGCTGGTGGATGCACCCATCCGTGAAACCCTCACCAAAGTGGGCGGCATTGACCGGTGCGTGACCGAATTTATTCGCGTGACCCATGGCATGCTGCCGCCGCGGATTTTCTACAAATACGCGCCCGAACTTCATAACAACTCCCTGACCCGGGTGGGCGTGCCGGTGGCAGTTCAGCTGCTGGGTTCCGACCCGCACATGATGGCCCGCCACGGTGCCAAAGCGGCAGAACTGGGCGCCACCCAGGTGGACATCAACTTTGGCTGCCCGGCCAAAACCGTGAACCAGCATAAAGGCGGTTGTGTGTTGATGCGTGAGCCCGAGCTAATGCACGAAATTGTTGCCGCCGTGCGCCAGGCGGTGCCTGCGACGGTTTTGGTGACAGCCAAAATGCGCCTGGGTTACGACGACCGCTCGATGGGTGTGGCCTGTGCGCAAGCTTTGGAGGCAGCCGGTGCCGGCGAAATCGTGATTCACGCCCGCAGCAAAAAAGACGGTTATAAGCCGCCTGCCTACTGGGAAGAAATTGCCAAGGCGCGGGAAGCGGTAAAGGCCAAGGTGATCGCCAACGGTGACATTTTTACCGTGGCCGACTACTGGCGTTGTCGTGAAGTGTCTGGCTGTGACGATGTGATGATTGGCCGTGGCCTGGTGGCGCGGCCAGACCTGGCTCGGCAGATTCGCGCCAGCCAGCGCGGTGAAAGCGTCGAGCCGATGGCCTGGCCAGAAGCACTGGCTCTGGTGCAGGAATACGGGGTCGCGCTTCAGGGCTGGCTGGAGGACAAGTACGTAACCGGGCGCATCAAACAGTGGATGAACTATCTGCGCCAAGGCTTTAGCGAAGCCCAAGCCCTTTGGCCCCAGGCACGCAAAATTCGTGAAGTGGCACCTATGTTCGAGTTCCTTAATCAGGCCACAGCCGTCGATCAACGTTTAATTAATTTCGGCCAACAGCAGGGTGTCGCGAACAGTCTAAGATAG
- a CDS encoding DUF2835 domain-containing protein codes for MQRIVVDISIGPDEWIKLYQGLAQDVTGRARDGRSVRFPARILSRFYLNDGVRGSFCISFNDQGKFETIERV; via the coding sequence ATGCAGCGCATTGTGGTGGACATCAGCATTGGCCCTGACGAGTGGATAAAGCTCTATCAGGGCCTTGCACAAGATGTGACCGGGCGGGCCCGGGACGGACGCTCTGTCCGTTTCCCGGCTCGAATCCTTTCTCGCTTTTATCTGAACGATGGCGTTCGCGGCAGTTTTTGCATCAGCTTCAACGACCAAGGCAAGTTTGAAACTATAGAACGCGTATAA
- a CDS encoding ABC transporter ATP-binding protein produces MKGKGIRIEGVSKRYGEGDTAVDALKHVDMQVAPGEVVGLIGPSGSGKSTLLKCLGAVIDPTAGRMTLGDQVIFDDGWKVRDLRALRRDKIGFVFQAPYLIPFLDVTDNVALLPMLRGIPNGEARSKALELLTALDVQHRASAMPSQLSGGEQQRVAIARGLVNRPPVILADEPTAPLDSERAMAVIRILNHMARKYETAIIVVTHDEKIIPTFKRIYHIRDGVTQEEAGEGRGFE; encoded by the coding sequence ATGAAGGGAAAAGGCATTCGTATTGAAGGCGTAAGCAAGCGCTATGGCGAGGGTGACACGGCCGTCGACGCTTTAAAACACGTGGACATGCAGGTTGCGCCAGGAGAAGTTGTGGGCCTGATCGGGCCTTCAGGCTCTGGCAAAAGTACTTTGCTCAAATGTCTGGGCGCAGTGATTGACCCAACTGCGGGACGCATGACTCTGGGTGATCAGGTTATCTTTGACGACGGCTGGAAAGTGCGTGACCTGCGCGCTCTGCGACGGGACAAAATTGGCTTTGTATTCCAGGCGCCGTATCTGATTCCGTTTCTTGACGTGACCGATAACGTAGCACTGCTGCCGATGTTGCGGGGTATTCCCAATGGCGAGGCCCGTTCCAAGGCTTTGGAACTGCTCACGGCGCTGGATGTGCAACACCGTGCCAGCGCCATGCCTTCACAGCTCTCCGGTGGCGAGCAGCAGCGGGTAGCCATTGCACGGGGCTTGGTCAACCGGCCGCCGGTAATATTGGCCGACGAACCGACCGCACCGCTCGACAGTGAGCGTGCTATGGCCGTTATTCGCATTCTCAACCACATGGCGCGAAAGTACGAAACAGCGATTATCGTTGTGACGCACGATGAAAAAATTATTCCAACGTTCAAACGCATTTATCACATCCGCGACGGAGTGACTCAAGAGGAAGCGGGTGAAGGGCGGGGATTCGAATAA
- a CDS encoding efflux RND transporter periplasmic adaptor subunit, which translates to MKGLPLHGRTLAMLAVIVPLVVLFIYVGLRSGPLAPVAVTVVTVESRAVAPGLFGIGTIEARYTYKIGPTFAGRIESLDVQVGDLVQSGQILGEMNPVDLDDRVRSQESAYRSAQAALREAQARQAFAKTQARRYEQLFAVRSTSEEVLTTKQQELRITEAALAGAQEDLARVRSDREGLVAQRNNLRLIAPVDGVVAVRYADPGTTIVAGQAVVEIIDPESLWVNVRFDQISALGLAGGLPAHIALRSRGGHSLEGRVLRVELKADAVTEEMLAKVVFDTIPEPLPPIGELAEVTVDLPALPTTPTISNAAVRRDGNTVGVWQIAGDDLHFTPVTLGASSLDGWVQVAEGINDGDQIVLYSEKALTSHSRINVVDRIPGAAK; encoded by the coding sequence ATGAAAGGCCTGCCTTTACACGGCCGCACCTTAGCCATGCTGGCGGTTATCGTTCCGTTAGTGGTGTTGTTTATTTACGTTGGTCTGCGCTCCGGGCCCTTGGCGCCGGTTGCTGTGACGGTGGTAACCGTTGAGTCACGGGCAGTTGCACCCGGGCTATTCGGTATAGGCACCATTGAGGCGCGCTACACCTACAAAATTGGGCCCACGTTCGCCGGGCGTATTGAAAGCCTGGATGTGCAAGTGGGCGACCTGGTTCAGTCGGGGCAAATACTTGGCGAGATGAACCCTGTCGATCTTGATGATCGGGTACGCTCGCAGGAATCCGCATACCGGAGCGCACAAGCCGCGTTGCGTGAAGCACAAGCACGACAGGCCTTCGCAAAGACTCAAGCACGCCGCTATGAGCAGCTGTTCGCCGTGCGCTCAACAAGCGAGGAGGTTCTAACCACTAAGCAACAAGAGCTAAGAATCACCGAGGCTGCTCTGGCAGGCGCTCAAGAAGATCTCGCCCGGGTGCGCTCAGACCGTGAAGGACTGGTGGCGCAGCGCAACAATTTACGGCTGATTGCTCCGGTCGATGGCGTGGTCGCCGTGCGCTATGCCGACCCAGGCACGACAATCGTCGCCGGCCAAGCAGTGGTGGAAATTATCGATCCCGAAAGTCTTTGGGTCAACGTTCGCTTCGATCAGATCAGCGCATTGGGACTGGCCGGCGGGCTGCCAGCTCACATCGCTTTGCGCTCGCGCGGCGGGCATTCGCTGGAAGGTCGTGTGTTGCGCGTTGAGCTCAAAGCCGATGCAGTGACCGAAGAAATGCTCGCCAAGGTGGTGTTCGATACCATTCCCGAACCTTTGCCACCCATCGGCGAATTGGCCGAAGTTACGGTGGACCTCCCGGCTTTACCAACCACGCCGACCATTTCCAACGCTGCGGTAAGGCGCGATGGCAACACCGTCGGTGTTTGGCAAATTGCAGGCGACGATTTGCATTTTACCCCCGTCACTCTTGGCGCCTCCAGCCTTGATGGTTGGGTGCAGGTTGCTGAAGGCATCAACGATGGCGATCAAATCGTGCTCTACAGCGAAAAAGCGTTAACGTCCCACAGTCGCATCAATGTGGTTGACCGCATTCCAGGGGCGGCTAAGTGA
- a CDS encoding ABC transporter permease produces MISLAGRDILHSWGKFVFTGIGLGLLIGVTLTMAGVYRGMVDDGRALLDNSGADIWVVQKDTLGPYAEPSSVNDDIYRTLLAMPGVAQAANVTYLTMQVQKGDSDVRTMVVGIAPGELGVTPGWPLYLVAGRQITRGHYEAVADIASGFKLGERLAIRRNFYTVVGLTRRMVSTNGDPMIFVPLKDAQEAQFLKDNDAIWQSRRRTEANPAFNRPSVPGLLDAIIASQSTNAFVNAVLVTLKPGQVPDEVAESIRRWKRLTVYTRAQMEGILVGKLIATSAKQIGMFLVILAVVSAAIVAFIIYTLTMDKIREIAVLKLIGTKNRTIAAMIMQQALALGVIGFVVGKITATFAAPIFPKYVLLMPLDSVIGFFAVMLICVLASIVAIRMALKVDPAEAIGG; encoded by the coding sequence GTGATCAGCCTGGCCGGCCGCGACATTCTTCACTCCTGGGGCAAGTTCGTGTTCACCGGCATTGGCTTGGGCCTGCTGATTGGTGTGACGCTCACCATGGCCGGGGTTTACCGGGGCATGGTAGACGACGGCAGAGCCCTACTCGACAACAGCGGCGCTGACATCTGGGTGGTACAAAAGGACACGCTCGGGCCTTACGCGGAACCGTCTAGCGTGAACGACGACATTTACCGCACCCTTCTGGCCATGCCGGGCGTGGCCCAAGCTGCGAACGTGACCTACCTGACCATGCAGGTACAAAAGGGCGATAGCGATGTGCGCACCATGGTTGTTGGCATCGCGCCCGGCGAGCTGGGTGTCACCCCCGGGTGGCCACTCTACCTGGTCGCGGGCCGCCAGATCACCCGCGGACACTATGAAGCCGTGGCCGATATCGCCAGCGGGTTCAAACTGGGTGAGCGCCTGGCTATTCGCCGCAACTTCTACACCGTTGTGGGACTTACCCGGCGAATGGTGTCAACAAACGGCGACCCAATGATATTCGTACCGCTCAAAGACGCCCAGGAAGCTCAGTTTCTGAAGGACAACGACGCCATCTGGCAAAGCCGGCGGCGCACGGAAGCTAACCCGGCATTCAACCGGCCCAGCGTTCCCGGTCTGCTAGACGCCATAATTGCGTCACAGAGCACCAACGCGTTCGTCAACGCCGTGTTGGTGACCCTAAAACCCGGCCAGGTGCCAGACGAAGTCGCGGAGTCTATCCGCCGTTGGAAGCGTCTGACCGTCTACACCCGTGCCCAGATGGAAGGCATTTTGGTTGGCAAGTTGATCGCTACCTCGGCTAAGCAGATTGGCATGTTTCTGGTGATTCTTGCGGTCGTTAGCGCGGCCATTGTAGCGTTCATTATTTACACCCTGACCATGGATAAAATTCGCGAAATCGCGGTACTGAAACTGATTGGCACCAAGAATCGCACCATCGCCGCGATGATCATGCAGCAGGCCCTGGCGCTGGGCGTCATCGGCTTCGTGGTAGGCAAGATTACAGCCACTTTCGCTGCGCCTATATTCCCCAAGTATGTGTTATTGATGCCGTTGGATTCCGTCATCGGTTTTTTCGCCGTGATGTTGATCTGTGTGCTGGCCAGCATTGTCGCTATTCGCATGGCGCTCAAGGTAGACCCAGCCGAAGCCATCGGAGGATGA